The following are from one region of the Camarhynchus parvulus chromosome 3, STF_HiC, whole genome shotgun sequence genome:
- the TMEM200A gene encoding transmembrane protein 200A — MIATGGVITGLAALKRQDSARSQQHVNLAGVPVPEEKKPVRRRPRTDVVIVRGKIRLYSPSGFFLVLGVLIAFFGIAMAILGYWPQKEQLLGSEDNPSVNETRTPRSQGSILLRFFEQHVHSDKMKMLGPFTMGIGIFIFICANAILHENRDKETKIIHMRDIYSTVIDIHTLRIREQKQLSGAFTGLLGEAELRRSGSSCASRLAANTVAPFSGFKSNLRMDSSAEEDEITLNEDRTTSSLLPPLLAEQSGSVFGLYPHSSKASDDKNTNSIKCETKSIVSSSISAFTLPVIKLNNCVIDEPSIDNITEDSEITRSQSRNLSMDSLAIPLTDTNESYRPAASMLPRHNSFVDTPSDPFKSSMTLGPSTGKLLSPGAARKQFGSNTSLHLLSSHSKSLDLDRGPSTLTVQAEQRKHPSWPRLDRSNSKGYMKLENKEDPMDRLLVPQAAVKKDFTNKEKLLMISRSHNNLSFEHDEFLSNNLKRGTSETRF, encoded by the coding sequence ATGATAGCAACCGGAGGAGTCATAACAGGACTGGCTGCCTTAAAAAGGCAAGACTCTGCCAGATCTCAGCAACATGTAAATCTTGCTGGAGTACCAGTTCCTGAGGAGAAGAAACCAGTTCGACGGCGGCCCAGGACAGATGTTGTAATTGTCAGGGGCAAAATCCGTCTCTATTCTCCATCGGGATTCTTTCTTGTTTTGGGAGTGCTTATCGCATTCTTTGGAATTGCAATGGCCATCCTTGGATACTGGCCCCAGAAGGAGCAGCTGTTAGGCTCTGAAGATAATCCATCTGTAAATGAAACCCGGACCCCAAGAAGCCAAGGAAGCATTTTGCTTCGCTTCTTTGAACAGCATGTGCACTCGGATAAGATGAAAATGCTGGGACCTTTCACTATGGGCATTGGAATCTTCATTTTTATCTGTGCAAATGCCATTCTCCATGAAAACCGtgacaaggaaacaaaaataatacacATGAGAGACATATACTCCACTGTAATAGACATCCACACCCTGAGGATCAGGGAACAAAAGCAGCTGAGTGGTGCCTTCACTGGCTTGTTGGGGGAAGCAGAACTCCGGCGCAGCGGGAGCTCCTGTGCATCACGGCTGGCTGCAAACACGGTTGCGCCTTTCTCTGGCTTCAAGAGCAATCTTAGAATGGATAGTTCTGCTGAAGAAGATGAGATTACCCTAAATGAAGATAGGACCACTAGTAGCCTCCTGCCACCTCTGCTGGCTGAGCAATCTGGTTCAGTCTTTGGACTTTACCCTCATTCCAGCAAGGCTTCAGATGACAAAAACACTAACTCTATAAAGTGTGAAACAAAATCCATTGTATCTTCTTCTATTAGTGCTTTCACACTGCCAGTAATTAAACTGAATAACTGTGTTATTGATGAACCTAGTATAGACAACATAACTGAGGACTCAGAGATCACCAGGAGTCAGTCTAGAAATCTGTCAATGGATTCTCTGGCCATTCCACTAACTGATACCAATGAATCCTACAGACCAGCCGCTTCCATGCTGCCACGACACAATTCATTTGTGGACACTCCATCTGATCCCTTCAAATCTTCCATGACTCTTGGACCAAGCACAGGAAAGCTTTTatctcctggtgctgccaggaaGCAGTTTGGTTCCAACACATCTTTGCATCTTCTGTCTTCACATTCTAAGTCCCTGGATTTGGACAGGGGTCCGTCTACGCTCACTGTCCAAGCTGAACAAAGGAAACACCCCAGCTGGCCCAGACTGGATCGGAGCAACAGTAAAGGCTATATGAAACTAGAAAACAAGGAGGACCCGATGGATAGGTTACTTGTGCCACAAGCAGCAGTCAAGAAAGACTTTACTAATAAGGAAAAGCTTCTTATGATATCAAGATCTCATAATAATTTAAGTTTTGAACATGATGAGTTTTTGAGTAACAACCTGAAGCGAGGAACTTCTGAAAcaagattttaa